The genomic region CCAGCTCAATTCCGTTTTTGCTGTCTTCCCTTGGTCGCTCTTTTTTTCTCTTTTTGCCACAGTTTTTTGAATTATAGTTGTTACAATAGCTTCCCCCATGGGAACTAAAAAACACGCCATAATTATTACCCCCTATAGATGATTGTGAATAAAATTTATTTTATCATAATTTCCTAAATTTCTATCAAAAGGGCATCCAAAAGCAGTATTTTCGGTAAATAAATTATTAACTAAACCAATGAGTAGGTTTTTCAAAAAGAGAGTGTAATGCCCTAGATGTCATCCGGATTGGTGCTTTCTTACTCCCTTTTCTCTCCCTCGCGCCCTCTCCCCTCAGCACTTAATGGCGTGAAGATACCATCTTTTCATCTTTTTTAAGTATCCCAATTCCCCCCGAAATTCAAGAATCAAGACCTGACAGCCGTGTGTTCTTCATTGAGTTGTAATTAAAGATATAATAAAATTTTTTTTTAAGGAAATATTTATGACTTATAAAATAGCTAAAGCGCTTATCGAAAATGGTCAAATAAAATATATAAATAAAAAATTGCCACCCGGACGGATTATGGCACATATAATCTATGATGAATTAAATCAGATAAACCAAAAGAAAAAAGCACAAGAGATAGTTCATTTAACTGCTGGAATATATAAGAATATTGAACCAGAAGTCGAGTCTTGTTTACTAAGAGAAAATTGGGAAAGAAATGTCGAAAGATGAGTATTTATTCGATACGAACATTTTAATTTATCATACTCAAGGATTTAACCCTGCGGTTGACCTGATCCTAAAACACATACAACAAGGTTCCTTATATATTTCTATTCTAACAAAAATTGAATTTCGGGGGTAGGATAAGCATACTCCAGAAGGATACAAGCTTTGTGTTATTTTGGAGTCAGTTCTTGATTCTTGAATTGTATTAAAAATTATAGACTTGGTTTGAGGAAAGCGATCTTGATACTCCTGATTCATCCCAAGAGTTTCCTCTTAAAATTGTATAATAGGCTCCTTCGTGAACGATTTTGAAAATTCAGTCTGACCATTAAGACTTTAAAATTTGACCAACTACATCAATTGGGAGGTCATTAATTGGATTGCCATTGGGATTAAAGAGGTTATGTTCCTCGATAGTTAAACCAATAGTAGTTCCTTCTTTAACTGCCGCATGTAAATTCCTTGGCTCAACCGAGTCACCGATATTCACTACATCAATCCCGGCTGCTTTAATTTGTTGATATAAGTTGATATTAGGCCTGGTCCAGCAAGTAACCACATGATCATAAGGTATATTCACCTGATTAAAGTTTTTATCGACTAAAAAAAGTTCGTTTTCCTTTATTTCATTGATTTTGCTGTTGGTATATATTTTCACCGGATACTTATAAGGTTTTGAAGTTAGGGCTTCGGCATCGATTTGTTGAAATCGCTTGAAAAGAACATATTTATGAATAACTTCAATTTTTGAGCCGAATTCTTTCTGATCGGTTATGATAGTCACTTCTTTCCCAATGGATGCTAAATAAGCTGCGGTATCGGCTGCAGCATAATGGTCACCCCATAGGATAATCTTGGTGCCCTTCAAGGGAAGGGATTTACGGTCTTGAGGGTGAAATTCACACGCTATCTTCGGACAGGCCATCACTTTCTCAAACGGGATGACAACCTCTTTTAAACCATGAACTGCTGGTACATAGGATTGAGCTCCAGTGGCATTAATAACCAGATCAAAGGAACTGAGCTCTTTAATGGTAGGTGATGTTCTGAGTTGAACTTCAATCCCCAGGTCAGCAATCTGGTATCTGATCCAATCGGCATACCATTTCATCTTTTCTTTTCCATTGACCAGACAACAGCCAAGAATCGCTCCTCCAAGTTCTCCACTTTTTTCAAAGAGAGTCACGAAATGACCTCGTTCATGGGCAACTCGGGCGGCTTCTAAACCAGCTGGTCCTCCACCAACAACGGCAATATGGACAGGAGCAGTGGTTTTTTTCTTTATTTCAAGATGTTGATTATTACAGGAAGGATTGATGGCACAAGTCACTTCTTTTTTGGCTAAAATTGAATCCGACCAACAGCCAGTCAGGCAGGAAATGCACCGGCGAATGGCTCGGGTTTTCCCATATTTCGCTTTGAGTGGCCAATAGGGATCAGCAAGCAGTTGTCTAGAAAGACCAACTAAATCAATTTTTCCTTCAGCTAATATTTGCTCGCAGTATTCTGGATTCCTAAGAGAATGACTGTTAATAACCGGTATTTTGACCTGCTTTTTGATTGCTTCTGAAGCATATATTGTCCAACCTTCTGGATAATACATTGGATCAAAACCAGCTCCCGGTCTTTCCT from Candidatus Atribacteria bacterium ADurb.Bin276 harbors:
- a CDS encoding NADH oxidase, translating into MEKFHYLFEPILIGEILVPNRICHVPTITSSSHIDGSVSEKNINHYSTIAKGGTGFIVVGGTSVDEKSCRSTGSNLVADKDHYIPGLAWLAESMHRYGAKCAVQLQHPGRQVSLSKQDNIASNDCEGLIPWSQNQTIFNADAIAINKTVQALSTDEVIGLVGLFSEAAWRVMQAGFDAVELHVAHGYLLSQFLSPYFNKRNDRFGGSFENRLRLPLAIVDSIQKKCGKDFPVLIRYSVDEWVLGGRDLTESVKIAKDFENAGVAALDLSQSIQERPGAGFDPMYYPEGWTIYASEAIKKQVKIPVINSHSLRNPEYCEQILAEGKIDLVGLSRQLLADPYWPLKAKYGKTRAIRRCISCLTGCWSDSILAKKEVTCAINPSCNNQHLEIKKKTTAPVHIAVVGGGPAGLEAARVAHERGHFVTLFEKSGELGGAILGCCLVNGKEKMKWYADWIRYQIADLGIEVQLRTSPTIKELSSFDLVINATGAQSYVPAVHGLKEVVIPFEKVMACPKIACEFHPQDRKSLPLKGTKIILWGDHYAAADTAAYLASIGKEVTIITDQKEFGSKIEVIHKYVLFKRFQQIDAEALTSKPYKYPVKIYTNSKINEIKENELFLVDKNFNQVNIPYDHVVTCWTRPNINLYQQIKAAGIDVVNIGDSVEPRNLHAAVKEGTTIGLTIEEHNLFNPNGNPINDLPIDVVGQILKS